In Bradyrhizobium sp. WBOS07, the genomic window CGGTCACGATCACGGTATCGGCCGCCATGGCCATCACCGGATTGAAATTCCGGGAGGTCAACGCATAGGAGAGATTGCCGAGGTAGTCGGCGAGGAAGGCGTGCACCAGCGCGAACTGCGCGCGCAGCGCGGTTTCGACCAGATAAGGCCTGCCGTCCACCTCGATCTGGCGCTTACCTTCCGCGACCAGCGTGCCGACCCCGGTCGGCGTGAGCACGCCGCCCAAGCCGCTGCCGCCGGCGCGGATACGCTCGGCGAAAGTACCCTGTGGAATCAGATCGACCGCGACCTGGTTCGTCAGCATTTGCTGCTGCGCCTTCGGATTGAGACCGATGTGGGTGGCAGTCAGCCGCGACACCAGCGTTGCGTCAAACAGCTTGCCGACTCCTTTGCCCGGCGTGGCCGCGTCGTTGCTGATGATCGTGAGATTGTTCTTCTTCTGTCGGACCAGTTCGTCGAGCAAACGTTCCGGCGTCCCGACGCCCATGAAGCCGCCGACCATGACGCTCGCGCCGGCCGGGATCATCGCGACGGCTTCTTCGACGGATACGGCCCTCATGGTGAAACTCCGATCGGTTCGTCCGACGAATGTTGGCGGGCGGTGCGCGCAATCCCTTGATTTGGGTCAAGGCTTCGCGTCATTCTGGTTGCGCGAAGTCATGCCGATGCTCTCCAGCATCTCGCGCCATAGCTTGCGCACCTCGGCGTGGCGCCGCTCGAGCGCGTGGCTTACGGCGTCGCGAAACGGCACGAGGCGTTCGCCTTTCAGGAACATGATTTGCGCCTGCAGCAGCCGGCCGCTCTCGAACTCGACGCGCCGGAGTGCCATCGCGAAGGGATCGTTCGGATTCGCCTCCACCGGAAGCAGCGCCGCCGGCCTGATGCCGGCGTGAACGGCGTGGACGAGGGTCGCAAGATCCACGGCAAGCGCCAGGGTTGGATCTGGAATGCCCGCCGCCGGTGCGGGAAACCAGGCGGTCTCCCAGGCGGCAGCCAGGTAGAGGAGGGCGAGGTCCGGTGCCCAATTCGTTGCACGAAGCAGCAGAGAAACGATCTCCGACTCGTTGTAGAACTGCGCGTTCAGTTCGGTTTGCCAGGCTGATTCCAGCCTCGGCGGCAAGGCGAGAGCGAAGCGACGCCCCAGCGCACCATGGGCTGAAATCAGGAAGCTCGCGACGCGGGTCTGCTGCCGGGCAGGCACGCGGCCGTCGGAATCGAGCGGTCCAAAGCAGGCGCTCATGCGGCCGTTCCCTTGACCGGGATCGCGCGCAGATGATCGTAACCCGCGGGAAACGGTATGAGCTCGCCGCCGGCCTCGTCCGGGGCGATCCAGACCGACTTGTTGCCCTGCCAGCGTCCGGCCATCACGTCATCCGCGAATCGCGCAAGCAAATCGGCCGTCAGCGCCGGCTTCTCCAGCGTGAAGGCGTGATAGGCCCGGGGGATGATGACCAGGCTGCTGTCGGGAATTTGAACGCGCAGCGTCTCGTGCAGCGCGCGTGGCGTGAGGAAGTCGAACTCGCCGTTCAGGATCATTGTGGGCATGCCGATCGACGGCAGTTGCGGCGTCAGCGGCTGGAAGTCGAGAAAGGATTCCATCAGGTTCTGCAAGGCGTAAACATCGTTCACGAGCCAGCCCTGCCGCTTCACGCTGTCGAGCTTGTCCAGCACCGGCGCCAGCCAATGGTCGGAGACATTCATCGGCAGCAGTAAATCCTGCAGGTAGCTGGTGCCGCCAAGGATCAGGCCGGTGCGCAGCGCGTTGCCGAGCAGGAAGAGTTGCGGGGGCAGCTCGGCAAAGCAGCTCATCGGGACCAGCCCGGACAATCGGTCGCCATGTGCGATGGCATAGCGCAGCGCGATCAGACCGCCGAAGCTGATCCCGCCCAGGAACACGGGCCCGCTGCCGAGCTCCTGGATCAGGAGGTGCAAGGCCGTAACCTGATCGTCCTGACTGATGAAGAGCGTTGGCTTGTCGGACTCGCCCTGGCCGAGCAGATCGAACGTTGCGACGCGGAAACCGCGAGCGATGAGCGCATCGCGATAGGCGGTCCACAGCTCGGCATACTGCGTCAGGCCGTTGACCAGCACATAGGCCGGCGCGTCGGCAGGGCCGTCAAGCTCGTAGCGGATCCGATACGAGCCGTGGCTGAGGAAAGGCATTGCGGCGACCCGGCGGGTAATTTGATGCCGAAGCATCCTCGGTCAGAACTTCCGCAATCCATTGAGTTAAGTCAAAGGATGCCGCCCGGCGCCTCCTAGCGTCCGATCAAGCAATCGCCGGAGGAAATCGCCATGAAAGGGAGTGAGGCCATGCGCCGCCTTCTCGTGAGTGCAGTGTTGCTGCTGATCGGCACGTCGCTCGCGCTTGCGCAGCCGTTCACGCGCCGCTCGTCACAGATGCAGCACGACGAACTGAAGAAGACCTATGAAATTGCGAACTTCCGTCTCGGCGGCAAGTACGACCTTTCCGATCCCTCGAAATGGGAGAGTGGCGGCGAGGGCGGCGTCACGCTTGAATCGCTGGGTGCGGGCAAGCTGCGGACCGCCTACATCGCGATCGGCAATGCCCGCCGCAACGCGGCCGGCGAGATCACCAATGCGGTGATCGTCAATTCCTACTATTCCGGCGACTCGACGGACATGTACGAGCAGTGGGTCAAGGGCGCGGCCTTGTCGGGTGGTGTGCCCATCATCGGTCCGGGCCGGCCGATCGATACCGATCGCTATTATGTCGTCATGGTGGATCCGCTCGGCACCTGGGGCGCGAGCAAGCCGTCCGACGGTCTTGGGATCAAGTTTCCGCAATATAGCTATTACGACATGGTGCAGGCCAACTACCGCATGCTGCGCGACGGCCTGAAGATCGCTCGGGCTGCGCTGATCACCGGCGTTTCCATGGGCGGCACTCAGACCTACGTCTGGGGCGTGATGCATCCGGAGTTCATCGGGGCGCTGATGCCGATCGGCGGCACCACGCAGTCGGACGGCGATGATCCCGTCGGCAACTGGACCTTCCAGATGATGACGGCGGCGATCCAGTCGGATCCGGTGTGGCAGCAGACCAAGGGCGACTATTACAAGCTGCCCAAGGAGAAGCACCCTGTTCCGGGCCTGGCGTTCGGCTGGTCGATCCTCGGCATGACCGGCTACGACTTCGCCTTCCGCACGAGCCAGAACTGGAGTGCAGTGCAGCCCGAAATCTTCTACTGGGATCCGCCGAACGAGAAGGCGGGGCTGAGCGTCATCAACCGTGCCAAGCTCTACGACGCCGTCGATCTCGTCTGGCGCAATCGGGTCGGCGAGACCCACAACGTCAATCCCTATCTCGGCCGCGTTCGCGCGCGGACGCTGGTGATGCACATCACCAACGACCTTTGGCTGAACTTCAAGCTGGCCGAGAAGGCAGTTGACCGGGTCCCCGGCGCAGACCTCATCGCCCAGGAAAGCCCGGTTGCGCACTACGGTGTGTTCCCGATCATCAACCAGCGCAAGAACGATCCGAAGTTCGTCTCCTTCATGGATGACGTGGCTGCGCTGGATCGCGCGCAGACGTTCGACGACAAGAGCTATCGCGTGCCCGGCGTTGCCGAGAACATCGATCCGAAGAAGTCCTTCTGGAAGGATTTCGTGACCTACCCCTATCCGGTCAAGTACGCCAACGCGAAGGACAAGAGCGGCAACTCCTGGCAGATCGGCTACATGGACGAATATGCCGGCACCGACAAGGATCCGAAGGTGCTGGTCATCATCCATGGCAAGGGCGCCTTCGCCGGGCACTACGGCAACGTCATGCAATACGCTCTGCGCAGCGGTGTGCGTGTGATCGCGCCCGAT contains:
- a CDS encoding CoA transferase subunit A — translated: MRAVSVEEAVAMIPAGASVMVGGFMGVGTPERLLDELVRQKKNNLTIISNDAATPGKGVGKLFDATLVSRLTATHIGLNPKAQQQMLTNQVAVDLIPQGTFAERIRAGGSGLGGVLTPTGVGTLVAEGKRQIEVDGRPYLVETALRAQFALVHAFLADYLGNLSYALTSRNFNPVMAMAADTVIVTAEHIVPVGVIAPDHVVTPAPLVDYLITNANG
- a CDS encoding alpha/beta fold hydrolase — encoded protein: MPFLSHGSYRIRYELDGPADAPAYVLVNGLTQYAELWTAYRDALIARGFRVATFDLLGQGESDKPTLFISQDDQVTALHLLIQELGSGPVFLGGISFGGLIALRYAIAHGDRLSGLVPMSCFAELPPQLFLLGNALRTGLILGGTSYLQDLLLPMNVSDHWLAPVLDKLDSVKRQGWLVNDVYALQNLMESFLDFQPLTPQLPSIGMPTMILNGEFDFLTPRALHETLRVQIPDSSLVIIPRAYHAFTLEKPALTADLLARFADDVMAGRWQGNKSVWIAPDEAGGELIPFPAGYDHLRAIPVKGTAA
- a CDS encoding alpha/beta hydrolase, which codes for MKGSEAMRRLLVSAVLLLIGTSLALAQPFTRRSSQMQHDELKKTYEIANFRLGGKYDLSDPSKWESGGEGGVTLESLGAGKLRTAYIAIGNARRNAAGEITNAVIVNSYYSGDSTDMYEQWVKGAALSGGVPIIGPGRPIDTDRYYVVMVDPLGTWGASKPSDGLGIKFPQYSYYDMVQANYRMLRDGLKIARAALITGVSMGGTQTYVWGVMHPEFIGALMPIGGTTQSDGDDPVGNWTFQMMTAAIQSDPVWQQTKGDYYKLPKEKHPVPGLAFGWSILGMTGYDFAFRTSQNWSAVQPEIFYWDPPNEKAGLSVINRAKLYDAVDLVWRNRVGETHNVNPYLGRVRARTLVMHITNDLWLNFKLAEKAVDRVPGADLIAQESPVAHYGVFPIINQRKNDPKFVSFMDDVAALDRAQTFDDKSYRVPGVAENIDPKKSFWKDFVTYPYPVKYANAKDKSGNSWQIGYMDEYAGTDKDPKVLVIIHGKGAFAGHYGNVMQYALRSGVRVIAPDLPHYGMSGPGNLDKSPARTMQDMREVIYDLVVNQLGVKKAYYLGHSLGGQFVMGYALTWPDAVQGLALEAPSGLEEYPRDITIAKDKKARLFDQAFDHDFDKWKATWGPTGILDAEMKRSEQNVRDFFYFKKRDPETNVVSASKSGYFFSDSEYARLHTEQRVGLIKGNPKELEQWCNVFIYDIYTIGAELQQDNPKNLYERLTQIKAPIFLSFGDKEPFIPTPAFNGLTDLGRDAITPFMSRMTNAGNRPLLKVYPETGHFIHTDNPVEFPADVVDFVTRGTVDTSSPLGTDRMIKGAVISALPVAPTPPGAAPTAGLNK